A stretch of Ligilactobacillus faecis DNA encodes these proteins:
- a CDS encoding ISL3 family transposase, with protein sequence MTSLNYTTHSVDSIVKSCLDISDPHLHFFNEPYDEKINGISYKVFQATINFLPHELTNFRCFNCGFTTFYRNGYTPKRLIRIPAVNATHQTTIQARSARIRCRNCNSTISAKTTLLPPNCQISYSLRAKIATKLRHDISAKTIAYEEGVSASTVNRMLSHTRSEFRNNFNFLPLHLCFDEFRGTHNGYHFICLDSDNHVIQTILPNRFKDTIIKYFMKFPESVRQLVRTVSCDLNSYYVDIAKTLFPNAKIIIDRFHIVQMLNRALNSMRTDLMNSFERSSKNYKLFKRNWKLFLKRYDDLDCTHQFYERSLKIWTTSERLVNSGLKVGDQTFNEAYWDYQRLLEIIVAPTKNKIDIFKQRIHEVHQKYLIKRTLATKSEKVLLSFFDNLDAIISALDPMYSRYTNGPLEGINRKIKQIQRTAYGYRNFDHLKARIYLQTYLGTSKKI encoded by the coding sequence ATTAGTGATCCTCATCTTCACTTCTTTAATGAACCTTATGATGAAAAGATCAATGGTATCTCTTATAAAGTTTTTCAAGCTACTATCAATTTCTTGCCTCACGAATTAACGAACTTTCGTTGTTTTAATTGTGGCTTTACCACCTTTTACCGTAATGGTTACACTCCTAAACGACTCATTCGGATCCCAGCTGTCAACGCCACTCATCAAACTACTATCCAAGCTCGTTCAGCTCGTATCCGTTGTCGCAATTGTAATTCAACTATTTCTGCCAAAACTACGCTCCTACCTCCAAATTGTCAGATCTCTTATTCACTTAGAGCTAAGATTGCCACTAAACTAAGACATGACATTTCCGCTAAAACGATCGCTTATGAAGAAGGTGTTTCTGCTTCAACAGTTAACCGTATGTTATCTCATACTCGTTCTGAATTTCGGAATAACTTCAATTTCTTACCGCTCCATCTTTGCTTTGATGAATTTAGAGGTACTCACAATGGCTATCATTTTATTTGCCTTGATTCGGATAATCATGTTATCCAAACTATCTTACCTAATAGGTTTAAAGATACTATCATCAAGTATTTTATGAAATTCCCGGAATCCGTCAGACAGTTAGTGCGCACCGTCAGTTGTGATCTAAACTCTTACTACGTTGATATTGCTAAAACTCTATTCCCTAATGCTAAGATCATCATTGATCGTTTTCATATAGTTCAAATGCTTAACCGAGCACTTAACTCTATGCGAACTGATTTGATGAATAGCTTTGAACGCAGCTCTAAAAACTACAAACTATTTAAGCGGAATTGGAAATTATTCTTAAAACGCTATGACGACCTAGATTGTACCCATCAATTTTATGAACGTTCACTAAAAATTTGGACTACTTCAGAGCGCTTAGTAAATTCGGGACTTAAAGTTGGTGATCAAACCTTTAATGAAGCTTACTGGGACTATCAACGTTTATTAGAGATCATCGTCGCTCCAACTAAAAACAAAATAGACATCTTTAAACAACGTATTCACGAAGTTCATCAAAAGTACCTTATTAAGCGTACCTTAGCTACTAAATCTGAAAAAGTTCTTTTATCGTTCTTTGACAATTTAGACGCGATCATATCTGCTTTAGATCCAATGTATTCACGTTACACAAACGGTCCTTTGGAAGGGATCAATCGGAAGATCAAACAGATACAACGTACTGCCTATGGATATAGAAACTTTGATCATTTAAAAGCACGCATTTACCTTCAAACCTATCTTGGAACTTCTAAAAAAATTTAA